One region of Brachybacterium saurashtrense genomic DNA includes:
- a CDS encoding lipoyl protein ligase domain-containing protein produces MHGEYKVRGGKLVAVDVTAEDGTIASAHVFGDFFLEPDEALEELNTALVGMPTEATAAELGAALTERLAAFTEPVQMIGFDAEAVAIAVRRALGHASSWDDLTFDVIGPVVLPPVMHVALDEVLPQEVIAGRRRPHFRIWDWDSSLVVIGSYQSLRNEIDAEGAARHGIGVVRRITGGGAMFMEQGNCLTYSLVVPSSLVEGLSFEQAYAYLDDWVMGALAEIGVKAHYVPLNDIASEQGKIGGAAQRRFAGGVLLHHVTMSYDIDAEKMGEVLRIGREKLSDKGTRSANKRVDPMRSQTGLAREQIIDGFLEYFRARYDTVDSAYTEDELARARELVETKFGTEEWTARVP; encoded by the coding sequence ATGCACGGCGAGTACAAGGTGCGCGGCGGCAAGCTCGTGGCCGTGGACGTCACCGCCGAGGACGGCACGATCGCCTCCGCGCACGTGTTCGGGGACTTCTTCCTCGAGCCGGACGAGGCGCTCGAGGAGCTCAACACCGCTCTGGTGGGCATGCCCACGGAGGCCACGGCCGCCGAGCTCGGCGCCGCGCTCACCGAGCGGCTCGCCGCGTTCACCGAGCCGGTGCAGATGATCGGCTTCGACGCCGAGGCCGTCGCGATCGCGGTGCGACGCGCGCTCGGCCACGCCTCCAGCTGGGATGACCTCACCTTCGACGTGATCGGCCCCGTGGTGCTGCCCCCGGTGATGCACGTGGCGCTCGACGAGGTGCTCCCGCAGGAGGTGATCGCGGGCCGCCGCCGCCCCCATTTCCGGATCTGGGACTGGGACTCCTCGCTGGTGGTGATCGGCTCCTACCAGTCGCTGCGCAACGAGATCGACGCCGAGGGCGCGGCCCGCCACGGCATCGGCGTGGTGCGGCGCATCACCGGCGGCGGCGCGATGTTCATGGAGCAGGGCAACTGCCTCACCTACTCGCTGGTGGTCCCCTCCTCCCTGGTGGAGGGGCTGAGCTTCGAGCAGGCCTACGCCTATCTCGACGACTGGGTGATGGGCGCGCTCGCCGAGATCGGGGTGAAGGCCCACTACGTGCCGCTGAACGACATCGCCTCCGAGCAGGGGAAGATCGGCGGCGCCGCCCAGCGCCGCTTCGCCGGCGGCGTGCTGCTGCACCACGTGACGATGAGCTACGACATCGACGCCGAGAAGATGGGCGAGGTGCTGCGGATCGGCCGCGAGAAGCTCTCCGACAAGGGCACCCGCAGCGCGAACAAGCGCGTGGACCCGATGCGGTCGCAGACGGGCCTGGCCCGGGAGCAGATCATCGACGGGTTCCTGGAGTACTTCCGCGCCCGCTACGACACCGTGGACTCCGCGTACACCGAGGACGAGCTGGCGCGGGCCCGGGAGCTGGTGGAGACCAAGTTCGGCACCGAGGAGTGGACCGCGCGGGTGCCGTGA
- a CDS encoding ABC transporter ATP-binding protein yields the protein MTPHRTPSVPETAPGAGEASPALELRRLRRDYAVRTAAPGTRRRRRQLVRAVDEISLRVDRGEAVGFVGANGAGKSTTIKMITGILQPTAGSLRVLGRVPVPERRRLAREIGVVFGQRSQLWWDLPLRDSYRILGAMHRLTDRALAARLDRLVDGLDLGGFLDRPVRQLSLGQRMRGEVAAALLHSPALVVLDEPTIGLDMVSKEGLRRFLREDRAERGTTLFLTTHDMGDVERLCARIVVVDSGQVAFDGALTGFRERLGAPRELVLDLAAPRTAPLVLPEGARALPIEADGIRHRIAFSGAELTAPALLTAVSAQVEVQDLALTEPSVEDLVRRLHAGRRPGRM from the coding sequence ATGACCCCGCACCGCACCCCGTCCGTCCCCGAGACCGCGCCCGGCGCGGGCGAAGCCTCCCCTGCGCTGGAGCTGCGCCGTCTGCGCCGCGACTACGCGGTGCGCACCGCCGCGCCCGGCACCCGGCGCCGGCGCCGACAGCTGGTGCGCGCGGTCGACGAGATCTCGCTGCGCGTGGACCGGGGCGAGGCCGTGGGCTTCGTGGGCGCCAACGGCGCCGGGAAGTCCACCACCATCAAGATGATCACCGGGATCCTGCAGCCCACCGCGGGCTCGCTGAGGGTGCTGGGCCGGGTCCCGGTGCCGGAGCGGCGCCGTCTCGCCCGCGAGATCGGGGTGGTCTTCGGGCAGCGCTCCCAGCTGTGGTGGGACCTGCCGCTGCGGGACAGCTACCGGATCCTCGGCGCGATGCACCGCCTCACCGACCGCGCCCTCGCCGCACGCCTGGACCGCCTGGTGGACGGCCTGGACCTGGGCGGCTTCCTGGACCGTCCGGTGCGGCAGCTCTCGCTGGGACAGCGGATGCGCGGCGAGGTGGCCGCGGCGCTGCTGCACTCCCCGGCGCTGGTGGTGCTGGACGAACCCACCATCGGGCTGGACATGGTCTCCAAGGAGGGCCTGCGGCGCTTCCTGCGCGAGGATCGTGCCGAGCGCGGCACCACGCTGTTCCTCACCACGCACGACATGGGCGATGTGGAGCGGCTGTGCGCGCGGATCGTGGTGGTGGACTCCGGGCAGGTGGCATTCGACGGCGCGCTCACGGGATTCCGGGAGCGGCTCGGCGCGCCGCGGGAGCTGGTGCTCGACCTCGCCGCGCCGCGCACGGCGCCGCTGGTGCTGCCGGAGGGCGCGCGGGCCCTGCCGATCGAGGCCGACGGGATCCGCCACCGGATCGCGTTCTCCGGGGCGGAGCTCACCGCGCCGGCCCTGCTCACCGCCGTCTCCGCCCAGGTGGAGGTGCAGGACCTCGCCCTCACCGAGCCCTCCGTGGAGGATCTGGTGCGGCGCCTCCACGCGGGCCGGCGCCCCGGCCGAATGTGA
- a CDS encoding ABC transporter permease, whose product MAEHEGTAAADRPVSTLRMVRTLYGSRLRSQASFRASFLADLLGQVLIVGTEFLELWVILTQVETLGGMTLPQVAVVYGLGALAFGIGDLFFGEIDGLSAQIRSGRLETLLIRPVPLLLQISSLDLSLRRLGRILVGLAMYATALGLAGFSPTPATLLLAALAPLAGALLFGALFTMAGALQFWLVDGREFANAFTYGGNYVATTPGAVFALPMRAFFTFVIPATLIAYAPALALLDLPGPALIPTWAGWLGLPAALLAWALALTLWRGGVRRYTGAGG is encoded by the coding sequence GTGGCTGAGCACGAGGGCACCGCCGCGGCGGATCGTCCCGTCTCCACGCTGCGGATGGTGCGCACCCTGTACGGCTCGCGGCTCCGCTCGCAGGCGAGCTTCCGCGCGAGCTTCCTCGCCGATCTGCTGGGGCAGGTGCTCATCGTGGGCACCGAGTTCCTCGAGCTGTGGGTGATCCTCACGCAGGTGGAGACCCTGGGCGGGATGACGCTGCCGCAGGTGGCGGTGGTGTACGGGCTGGGAGCCCTGGCCTTCGGGATCGGCGACCTGTTCTTCGGGGAGATCGACGGCCTCTCCGCGCAGATCCGCTCCGGGCGGCTGGAGACCCTGCTGATCCGGCCCGTGCCGCTGCTGCTGCAGATCTCCAGCCTGGACCTCTCGCTGCGCCGCCTGGGCCGGATCCTGGTGGGGCTGGCGATGTACGCCACCGCCCTGGGACTGGCGGGCTTCTCCCCCACGCCCGCGACGCTGCTGCTGGCCGCGCTGGCCCCGCTCGCCGGGGCGCTGCTGTTCGGGGCGCTGTTCACGATGGCCGGCGCCCTGCAGTTCTGGCTCGTCGACGGGCGCGAGTTCGCCAACGCCTTCACCTACGGCGGCAACTACGTCGCCACCACCCCCGGCGCCGTGTTCGCCCTGCCGATGCGCGCCTTCTTCACCTTCGTGATCCCGGCGACGCTGATCGCCTACGCCCCCGCCCTGGCGCTGCTGGACCTGCCCGGCCCCGCCCTGATCCCCACGTGGGCCGGCTGGCTCGGGCTGCCCGCGGCCCTGCTCGCCTGGGCCCTCGCCCTGACGCTCTGGCGAGGCGGGGTTCGACGCTACACAGGAGCTGGTGGATGA
- a CDS encoding ABC transporter permease: MPAHGRIAAAAFRQHSTYRLATAAGVFTNTVFGLIRASILFAAIGTAGGELGGYTMLQAATYVWLGQALLAPIEAFGTREVSQRVHQGDIAVDLLRPVDLLTLHYAQKLGRAGFLVLARGLPPLAVGALVTGLALPEDPLSYLLGAVSLLLAITVAFLADMMVNLVAFWLVETRGLTVVYTATMNLLSGFLIPIVWFPDWLLAIARATPFPSMIQTPIDTLSGRVPPLEALGLMGVQLGWTALLAVAAWAMLRAGVRSVEVQGG, encoded by the coding sequence GTGCCTGCTCACGGACGGATCGCCGCTGCCGCCTTCCGCCAGCACTCCACCTACCGCCTGGCCACGGCCGCCGGCGTGTTCACCAACACCGTCTTCGGCCTGATCCGCGCCTCGATCCTGTTCGCGGCGATCGGGACGGCCGGCGGCGAGCTGGGCGGGTACACGATGCTGCAGGCCGCGACCTACGTGTGGCTGGGGCAGGCGCTGCTCGCCCCGATCGAGGCGTTCGGCACCCGGGAGGTGTCCCAGCGGGTGCACCAGGGGGACATCGCCGTGGACCTGCTGCGGCCCGTGGACCTGCTGACCCTCCACTACGCGCAGAAGCTGGGACGGGCCGGCTTCCTGGTGCTGGCCCGGGGGCTGCCGCCGCTGGCCGTGGGCGCGCTGGTGACGGGGCTGGCGCTGCCGGAGGATCCGCTGTCCTACCTGCTGGGGGCGGTCTCGCTGCTGCTCGCGATCACGGTCGCCTTCCTCGCCGACATGATGGTCAACCTCGTCGCGTTCTGGCTGGTGGAGACGCGCGGACTCACCGTCGTGTACACGGCGACGATGAACCTGCTCTCGGGGTTCCTGATCCCGATCGTGTGGTTCCCGGACTGGCTGCTCGCGATCGCGCGCGCCACCCCGTTCCCCTCGATGATCCAGACCCCGATCGACACCCTCTCGGGCCGGGTGCCGCCGCTCGAGGCGCTGGGGCTGATGGGCGTGCAGCTGGGCTGGACGGCGCTGCTCGCCGTCGCGGCCTGGGCGATGCTGCGGGCCGGGGTGCGCAGCGTGGAGGTGCAGGGTGGCTGA
- a CDS encoding dicarboxylate/amino acid:cation symporter yields MTSTPDDVVDPAAAQPAHPADPAPEAAPGAPRCSRFGLLPRILVAIVLAVLLGLVMPEPIARVFTTFNGVFSAFLGFLIPLIIVGLVTPAIAELGRGAGKLLAATTGIAYLSTALCGLLALGVSLALLPRMLEGAAVGALENPEDSAIAPYFALEIPPVFGVMTALVLSFCLGIGLTLVRRGALQESFEQLRAIIVRIIEAIIVPLLPLYIFGMFLGLTLNGQIWAVIGTFLVVIVLVLVMTAVVLLAQYGIAGAALGRNPLRMLGRMLPAYMTALGTSSSAATIPVTAECTKRNGVPDAIADFVIPLCATIHLSGSTLKITTFAVAIMVVTGMPLDVPALIGFVLMLGVVMIAAPGVPGGAIMAAAGVLTSLLGFDEAAVGLMIAAYIAIDSFGTATNVTGDGAIAAVMTRLSRGRVEGDLTAREHEHVHGV; encoded by the coding sequence ATGACCTCCACCCCCGACGACGTCGTCGACCCCGCCGCGGCACAGCCCGCGCACCCCGCCGATCCCGCGCCGGAGGCCGCGCCGGGCGCCCCGCGGTGCAGCCGCTTCGGCCTGCTGCCCCGGATCCTCGTCGCGATCGTCCTGGCCGTGCTGCTGGGACTGGTGATGCCGGAGCCGATCGCCCGCGTGTTCACCACCTTCAACGGCGTGTTCTCCGCCTTCCTCGGCTTCCTCATCCCGCTGATCATCGTGGGCCTGGTGACCCCGGCGATCGCCGAGCTGGGCCGCGGCGCCGGGAAGCTCCTCGCCGCCACCACCGGCATCGCCTACCTCTCCACGGCCCTGTGCGGTCTGCTCGCCCTCGGGGTGTCCCTCGCCCTGCTGCCGCGGATGCTCGAGGGCGCCGCCGTCGGGGCCCTCGAGAACCCCGAGGACTCCGCGATCGCGCCGTACTTCGCGCTCGAGATCCCGCCCGTGTTCGGGGTGATGACGGCGCTGGTGCTCTCCTTCTGCCTGGGCATCGGGCTCACGCTGGTGCGCCGCGGCGCACTGCAGGAGTCCTTCGAGCAGCTGCGCGCGATCATCGTGCGGATCATCGAGGCGATCATCGTGCCGCTGCTGCCGCTGTACATCTTCGGCATGTTCCTGGGCCTGACCCTGAACGGCCAGATCTGGGCGGTGATCGGCACCTTCCTCGTGGTGATCGTGCTGGTGCTGGTGATGACCGCGGTGGTGCTGCTGGCCCAGTACGGCATCGCCGGGGCGGCGCTGGGCAGGAATCCGCTGCGCATGCTGGGCCGGATGCTCCCCGCCTACATGACGGCGCTGGGCACCAGCTCCTCGGCCGCGACGATCCCCGTCACCGCGGAGTGCACCAAGCGCAACGGGGTGCCGGACGCTATCGCGGACTTCGTGATCCCGCTGTGCGCCACGATCCACCTCTCCGGCTCCACCCTGAAGATCACCACCTTCGCGGTCGCGATCATGGTGGTCACCGGCATGCCGCTGGACGTCCCCGCGCTGATCGGCTTCGTGCTCATGCTGGGCGTGGTGATGATCGCCGCGCCCGGCGTCCCCGGCGGCGCGATCATGGCCGCCGCGGGCGTGCTCACCTCGCTCCTCGGCTTCGACGAGGCGGCGGTGGGCCTGATGATCGCCGCCTACATCGCGATCGACTCCTTCGGCACCGCCACCAACGTCACCGGCGACGGCGCGATCGCCGCGGTGATGACCCGCCTCTCCCGCGGCCGCGTGGAGGGGGACCTCACCGCACGGGAGCACGAGCACGTGCACGGGGTCTGA
- a CDS encoding SDR family oxidoreductase — MTSAPAAPIATSTPALTAVVTGASSGIGRATAQRLVADGWRVLAVARRRERLEELAAETGCEVLAVDVTSDDSVAALVERAEELFDGSLNAVVHVAGGALGVEPAAEADLEKWQRMYDSNVLGAVRVTRALLPALRASGRGDLLFVTSVAGHEAYPGGSGYNAAKAGEHMLAAALRLELNGEKVRVIEIAPGMVRTEEFSLVRLGDQEAADAVYDGVEQPLTAEDCADVISYALNAPHHVNLDLVTVRPLAQAAAHRVARHQGV, encoded by the coding sequence ATGACCTCCGCACCTGCCGCCCCGATCGCGACCTCGACCCCCGCCCTCACCGCCGTCGTCACCGGCGCCTCCTCCGGCATCGGCCGCGCCACCGCGCAGCGCCTGGTGGCCGACGGGTGGCGGGTGCTGGCCGTGGCCCGCCGCCGCGAGCGGCTCGAGGAGCTCGCCGCGGAGACCGGCTGCGAGGTGCTGGCCGTGGACGTCACCTCCGACGACTCCGTGGCCGCGCTGGTGGAGCGCGCCGAGGAGCTCTTCGACGGGTCCCTCAACGCGGTGGTGCACGTCGCCGGCGGCGCCCTGGGCGTGGAGCCCGCCGCGGAGGCGGACCTTGAGAAGTGGCAGCGGATGTACGACAGCAACGTGCTCGGCGCCGTGCGCGTCACCCGCGCCCTGCTGCCCGCCCTGCGTGCCAGCGGCCGCGGCGACCTGCTGTTCGTCACCTCCGTCGCGGGCCACGAGGCCTACCCGGGCGGCTCCGGCTACAACGCCGCGAAGGCCGGGGAGCACATGCTCGCCGCCGCGCTGCGGCTCGAGCTGAACGGCGAGAAGGTGCGGGTCATCGAGATCGCCCCGGGCATGGTGCGCACCGAGGAGTTCTCCCTGGTGCGCCTGGGCGACCAGGAGGCGGCCGACGCCGTCTACGACGGGGTGGAGCAGCCGCTCACGGCCGAGGACTGCGCCGACGTCATCTCCTACGCCCTCAACGCCCCGCACCACGTGAACCTGGACCTCGTCACCGTCCGCCCGCTCGCCCAGGCGGCGGCCCACCGGGTGGCGCGCCACCAGGGGGTCTGA
- a CDS encoding ABC transporter ATP-binding protein produces the protein MAVGGMGGPGGMGPAGGMGGGMGPAGGVAGGGRPSAQSPDPSPSRPDLRRVLALFRPYRGTLLGVLALIVVGAATGVVSPFLIREIVDVALPEQRADVLAWTVGGLIAVTIVSSALGVTQAMLSTRVGQSVMHDLRVAVFTHLQRMGLGFFTRTRTGEIQSRIFSDIGSMQAVVTSVMTQIVSAGAAVVMALVAMLALDWRLTLFSLVALPFAVWMNRRVGRRRREIVRTRQEKAADLSAGIQESLSVSGILLGVTMGRTEALSRTFAQDSHELADLEVRSTMAGRWQMAVFTTAMALFPALTYFLGGHLMFSGADVTIGTLVAFIALQSTLFPQINGLLRVATQVNSSLALFTRVFEYLDAPILIQDAPHALALDPAAVLGEIRFEDVTFTYPGADEPALDGIDLVIPAGAHTALVGATGSGKTSTGYLMARLYEPTSGAVTLDGHDLRDLTMESLAASIGVVTQETYLLHASIADNLRFARPGASDEELVRACRIAQIHEHIEALPEGYGTVVGERGYRFSGGEKQRLALARTILRDPPVLLLDEATSALDVATERAMAGALDAAARGRTTVSIAHRLSTVRHADQILVLEGGRIAERGTYDELVERGGLFAELALADARRDAEAPDAAAQDGTDARADVPGGADVRGGADARPDVRGGAEETTPRR, from the coding sequence ATGGCCGTCGGCGGCATGGGCGGCCCCGGCGGCATGGGCCCGGCCGGCGGCATGGGCGGCGGCATGGGCCCGGCCGGCGGCGTCGCCGGCGGGGGCCGCCCCTCCGCGCAGTCCCCGGATCCCTCCCCGTCCCGCCCGGACCTGCGCCGGGTGCTGGCCCTGTTCCGTCCTTACCGGGGCACCCTCCTGGGCGTGCTGGCGCTGATCGTGGTGGGCGCCGCCACCGGGGTGGTCTCCCCGTTCCTGATCCGCGAGATCGTGGACGTGGCGCTGCCGGAGCAGCGCGCGGACGTGCTGGCCTGGACGGTGGGCGGGCTGATCGCCGTCACCATCGTCTCCAGCGCCCTCGGGGTCACCCAGGCGATGCTCTCCACCCGGGTGGGGCAGTCCGTGATGCACGACCTGCGGGTGGCGGTGTTCACCCACCTGCAGCGGATGGGGCTGGGGTTCTTCACCCGCACCCGCACCGGCGAGATCCAGTCGCGCATCTTCTCCGACATCGGCTCGATGCAGGCCGTGGTCACCTCCGTGATGACGCAGATCGTCTCCGCCGGCGCGGCGGTGGTGATGGCGCTGGTGGCGATGCTCGCGCTGGACTGGCGCCTGACCCTGTTCTCCCTGGTGGCGCTGCCGTTCGCGGTGTGGATGAACCGCCGGGTGGGCCGGCGCCGGCGGGAGATCGTGCGCACCCGGCAGGAGAAGGCCGCGGATCTCTCCGCCGGGATCCAGGAGTCGCTGTCCGTCTCCGGGATCCTGCTGGGCGTGACGATGGGCCGCACCGAGGCGCTCAGCCGCACCTTCGCCCAGGACTCGCACGAGCTCGCCGATCTCGAGGTGCGCTCCACGATGGCCGGCCGCTGGCAGATGGCGGTGTTCACCACCGCGATGGCCCTGTTCCCCGCCCTCACCTACTTCCTGGGCGGGCACCTGATGTTCTCCGGCGCGGACGTCACCATCGGCACCCTGGTGGCGTTCATCGCGCTGCAGTCCACCCTGTTCCCGCAGATCAACGGGCTGCTGCGGGTCGCCACCCAGGTGAACAGCTCACTGGCGCTGTTCACGCGCGTGTTCGAGTACCTGGACGCCCCGATCCTCATCCAGGACGCACCGCACGCGCTCGCCCTGGACCCCGCCGCGGTGCTCGGCGAGATCCGCTTCGAGGACGTCACCTTCACCTATCCCGGCGCGGACGAGCCCGCCCTGGACGGCATCGACCTGGTGATCCCCGCCGGTGCGCACACCGCCCTGGTGGGCGCGACCGGCTCCGGCAAGACCAGCACCGGCTACCTGATGGCGCGGCTGTACGAGCCCACCTCCGGCGCCGTCACCCTGGACGGCCACGACCTGCGCGATCTCACCATGGAGTCCCTCGCCGCGAGCATCGGCGTGGTCACGCAGGAGACCTACCTGCTGCACGCGAGCATCGCGGACAACCTCCGCTTCGCCCGGCCGGGCGCGAGCGACGAGGAGCTGGTGCGGGCCTGCCGCATCGCCCAGATCCACGAGCACATCGAGGCGCTGCCCGAGGGGTACGGCACGGTGGTGGGGGAGCGCGGCTACCGGTTCTCCGGCGGGGAGAAGCAGCGCCTGGCCCTGGCCCGCACCATCCTGCGCGACCCGCCGGTGCTGCTGCTGGACGAGGCCACCTCGGCGCTGGACGTCGCCACCGAGCGCGCGATGGCAGGGGCCCTGGACGCCGCCGCCCGCGGGCGCACCACCGTCTCCATCGCCCACCGCCTCTCCACGGTGCGCCATGCGGACCAGATCCTCGTGCTCGAGGGCGGGCGGATCGCCGAGCGCGGTACCTACGACGAGCTGGTGGAGCGCGGCGGGCTGTTCGCCGAGCTCGCGCTCGCCGACGCCCGACGGGACGCGGAGGCGCCCGACGCCGCCGCGCAGGACGGCACGGACGCGCGGGCCGACGTCCCGGGCGGGGCCGACGTGCGGGGCGGGGCCGACGCGCGGCCCGACGTGCGGGGCGGGGCGGAGGAGACGACGCCCCGGCGCTGA